The Anguilla anguilla isolate fAngAng1 chromosome 2, fAngAng1.pri, whole genome shotgun sequence genome contains the following window.
TCGCCCTGGATGAGTTCAACATCTCTGGCTCCAAGTACACCCCAGAGGGAGAAGTGTGAGTTCAGTCTGCATGGTGCATGCTTATCATCACTCATTCATTGCACCTCTCCACCCCATCTGCAATGGGCCAACAATCAGCATCGCCATCTGCAGTAGCAAAAGGCACTCGCTGCCACAtggcagctgtataaatagtcCCCAGGtagttttaaaataaaggacAGGATTTACTGAGACTACTACACATTGACAGTCTTGTGAAGATATGTGATTTCAAAAATGGTTAATTTGGCAGAGTAAACATGAAGTGTAGTTGAGTAAATGAATACTATAAACCGAATAGTAAATAGAACTATTCGTTTATACATTGCCCATTATTGAAAGGTTGCCTCTGTACATATCTGCtaatgtgtgtttctgactgacATACAGTAGCAAGCAGGCCTATTCATTTCAGATCAAGGGACAgatcactctcacacacatttgaATTATGTGGTTTCAACTCTGGAATGGAGTGTTTCCAAGCTGTAGGGCTGAAAAGTATGTGACTGCATAGTTCCATGTCAGTTTATGTCATGCAATATTGCTAGTATTACATAACTTGCAAGCTtataggtttttatttatttacattacagataTCTTGTTCAGAAAACTGTTTGAAATTGTAGTCTGTAATGTAGATGATTAAAGCTTCTAGTATATTACAGCAGCCATGTCAGTGCGCTCATGCCTGATTCAAGATTACAACCTGCTTCCCTCGGGTGGTAAAATCTTTTATAACCACCTTGCTTCTCAGTTGTTAAAGCCTTACATGCATTCACATACCTACTACATTTACACCActacaattcattttaatacaggcAGTTTTGAGTGAAAATGGTAActgactgaaaaacaaagctCTTGTTGTAAGGTAAACGATTAATGCATAAAGGTACATCGGAAATCAAGAATCAGGACAATGTTCCAGTTTTCCATGACTATTGATGTGAGCAGGAATAGTGTGattaacctctctctctctcctctctctttctcttttagGACCAAAGATGGTGCTCATCTGAAATGTGGTCAGTATGATGGTCTGGTTGAGCTGTCGACcatctgtgctctgtgtaacgACTCTTCTCTGGACTACAACGAAGTAAGTTCAGCTCCCGGTTCTCCATGCACACTACCCATGTATACTCCCTCTACTGCTCTCTTGTCATTCTCTTCAATCGTTGCATCTCTtattctcttcttctctctacAACTTTTGAATGTTTCTCTATTTTTTGTCCCACTTCCCCTGGTGACTGTCTCACTTTTCGggtccctctcctcctcagtcGAAGGGCATCTATGAGAAGGTTGGTGAAGCTACAGAGACTGCCCTGTGCTGCCTGGTGGAGAAGATGAATGTGTTCAACACCGAGGTGAAATCCCTGTCCAAGGTGGAGAGGGCCAATGCTTGCTGCACTGTAAGTATCCCTACAACACTGCGCCCCTGAAATTTTCACtacattgtattacattaaaatattacatttatgtgGTCAAGTCACACCGTACGTATTGCCtgtatacctgtgtgtatgttgaACCACAATTTCACTTGCCCTCTCACAGGTAATCAAGCAGCTGATGAAGAAGGAGTTCACTCTAGAGTTCTCTCGTGACAGGAAGTCTATGTCTGTCTACTGCACCCCCGCAAAATCCCGTGCAGCAGTGGGCGCTAAGATGTTTGTCAAGGTGAGTACTTGCATTTCTGACTCTGTCTTTTATGTCTTCTCgcttgtttgtctgtctgcataTCTGTCTTGGTCGGTATATTGGCATCTTATATGTACCAGACAGTGGGTTTATCAtcatttatatatgtgtgcaaTTATGTTTCTAATAATGCTAATTAAGGGGTCATTTAAGTAATTGGAAAAATTAAGTGTGAATGCCACATTTGCCAtgattttctgttattttgtaattttactgCTGCTGATATACCCTGCCTCAATATATCCAATGTTTGTACAGCGTTGACAAAATtctagaattttgaaaaacaaagcagacGATTCCATATGATCTtgtgcatattattttaaatccataaaatatttcaaaaatgcagATTGTGGGGAAATACATTAAACTGTCAATGTTTAATTGAAAACGGCATCCATGAAAATGATCATCCAAAGCACATAGACAGTTTTATAGTAAAACTGGCAGCACTGTGGTCAATCCCTAACCTCCTGCCATTATCTCAACAGGGTGCCCCTGAgggtgtgattgacaggtgtgcCTATGTTCGTGTTGGCACCACCCGTGTGCCACTGACTAGCATCGTCAAGGATAAGATCATGGCTGTCATCAAGGAATGGGGTACTGGCAGAGACACTCTTCGTTGCTTGGCACTGGCCACCCGTGACACCCCTCCAAAGGTTGAGGAAATGAACCTGGAAGATTCTACTAAGTTTGCCAACTATGAGGTAAGGAAAAGTGGGAGAGAGCACGAAGAATTAACAGAGAGATTGGAGGGATAGAAATGCAGTGCATACAACAAAATTCATGGTTTTGGAAACAGTGTGTTTTATATCAATCATTCAATAATAGCGAAAAGCATAGAGGGCAAGGGAGGTTATACTAGATTCTTTTATCCCCTTTGGTACATTTTTCTTGCACAGATCATTTGCAGTCAGGATCTGACTGTAGTGATGCCCCACtgatgtgtgtgtcctgtgctgtctctctgcaggttgaCCTGACCTTTGTTGGTTGTGTGGGTATGCTGGATCCCCCTCGTAAGGAGGTCACTGGCTCCATCCAGCTCTGCAGGGATGCAGGCATCCGTGTCATCATGATCACCGGTCAGTGTGCTCCGTTAGTCCTCCTTTATATGCGGTCCgctctctttgtctccctctctctgaaggCCCTCTCCCCCTTTCAGGTGATAACAAGGGCACTGCCGTGGCCATCTGCCGCCGCATCGGCATCTTCGGAGAGGACGAGGACGTGACGGGACGTGCCTACACCGGCCGTGAATTTGATGACCTGCCTTCCTATGAGCAGAGAGATGCTGTGCGCAATGCTTCTTGCTTCGCTCGTGTGGAACCCTCCCACAAGAGCAAGATCGTGGAGTACCTGCAGAGCTTTGATGAGATCACTGCTATGGTGAGGTCATAGGGCCATATCAGCTATTTACACACCCAAACAGACAACATCTCTCTAGGCTCCTGCAGCCCAATGCACTGTGCCTCCGTCATTTTTAGATCTGTGGGAAACCTAAAACCATTCTGTGCAAAGATGCTATGTATATGGATTATGATGATCGTGCTATATTTTGTCACCACtcttacatgttgccccatacCATCCAGTCAATATGGGCTACTGTGGCTCCACCATTTCATTCTTTAATTTTCCTTCCTAATGTGCCTCCCATTCATTTATCTCTTTATCTCTTCATACAGACTGGTGATGGTGTGAATGATGCCCCTGCCCTGAAGAAAGCCGAGATTGGCATTGCTATGGGCTCTGGCACTGCCGTTGCCAAGTCTGCCTCTGAGATGGTCCTGGCTGATGACAACTTTTCTTCCATTGTGGCTGCTGTAGAGGAGGGCAGAGCCATCTACAACAACATGAAGCAGTTCATCCGCTACCTCATCTCCTCCAATGTTGGAGAGGTTGTATGGTTAGTGCCGCTTTTCAGTCGCTACAGTGCCTGTTCATGTGTGAATGTACAACAGAGTATTATCAATCTGTCCAATGCGTTAACGACATTCCCCTGGCCTTTCTATCAGTATCTTCCTGACCGCTGCCCTGGGTCTGCCTGAGGCCCTGAtccctgtgcagctgctgtgggTGAACTTGGTCACAGATGGTCTGCCTGCCACTGCCCTGGGTTTCAACCCCCCTGACCTTGACATCATGGGCAAGGCTCCCCGCTCCCCCAAGGAGCCCCTCATCTCTGGCTGGCTCTTCTTCAGATACATGGCCATTGGAGGTATGGATGTGTCACCCTGTTAGACTTCAGCACAGATTTTCCAGCTTGGCGATTTGTCACTTTAGTTAGTTTATGATGTTAAGTTATTTAACATTGTGTTTTTCGAGACACATGTTAAGAGACCAATGGTTTTTGAATGGAGCGACCAGATTATAATGAACAATTACAATATGGTTCATGTGAACTGTATCTCTTTTAAGGGTACTAAGCATTTTATATGGACATTCTTTTTAGGTAGACCCTACTAGCATAAGTGGCATGATATTTTATAGATGACCAGTCTAATCCAGAGAGCTTGTTTTAAATGTCTTAGTATTTGGTGCCAAATGTCAAGTAACACACATTACATTcgttttgtgttcattttttctcaGACTTAGCctaaatattgcatttcattaatCATTTTCTTAGTTTTAACAGGCAtactaaataaatgcattagtGTTTTTTTAGATTTAATTGACAAATCTCAATATATATAGTCTAAATATATAACATACATGTTAAATCTGATTTTCAAAGTGGAAATCACTCCACTAGttagtcagctagctagctaggtaaccTACAGCAGCATTCAGAAATAATACATAGGCTAGCCACATACACATCAGACTTGTGAAATGAATATAGCAGACAGcctttgtgtgtatttaaatgatCCTTGCCAAACTGGAATATAGTCCTGACTATAAAAACCTCGCTAAAAGAGGTTTGCCTCATGCCTACAAGTGCCCCCATCACTAAAGCCAGCCATTTATTCTCCTCCCGCCACTGGATGCCATATTTAGTTTATAAACACAGATACAagatgaatatttaatttggaACAGAAGACTGGAGTTTGCGAGCTTCAGGGATAATGTCAATCCCAGGTCCCCTGGTTTGTACGCATAATATTCACACAACAATCAAAAAGAGGGGCGGAGATGGGGTGCTGCTTAAGTAGAAGCAGGTTTTTTTAATCTACTTTTACATCACAAATGTGAGCTGAGCTCCAGGTGTAGCCCACCTTAAACTTTTCCTTTTAGGTGGCAATGCATAGCTCTTTTCTTGCACAAAATGCTGTAGTATGGCTTATTAAATTTTGGTATTTTTACTATAGGACTAATGTGATGTATCAAATGGAGACTATAATGGAGTATATATTTCCTTCAGAACTGAAAAAAACCTGAATGAGTGCTTATTACCTTAAGGAGTGCTAAACACTGATAGTCACTTCTCCCTCTACCTTCCTCAGGCTATGTGGGTGCTGCTACTGTTGGTGCTGCAGCCTATTGGTTCATGTATGATGATGAAGGTCCTGGTGTGACATACCACCAGCTGGTGAGTCCTCCGTACCACTTTTACCCATCAAGCCAAGGAACAAACCAGCTTTGCACTGTGTTAAATGTAGTCCAACAGAAGTGATATGTTCCTGACGCTGGTGGAATACAATGGAAGTTTATGTTTTCAAATAGTGGTTAAATTCCCCAGAAGTGATCGAAATGTATTGTCTTCCTaatatttgtttagtttttaactCAATTATAACCATTACATTGTAATAAACTCAATTAAATTATTGTGATCTGTTCAGCAGACAAGTACATTCCTCACCACTAGCTATGTTAGAGCCAGTTGGAGCAGTAACCTTACACTACCAGTGTCTACACtaccaaaatgaaagaaaacaacataaacTACGCTTTCCCGTCATATAGATAAACTTGAaaatcattcaatgtgtaataacgttgtaacactgagctactgtacactaacattagactctattgcagtctcaaactccagcCATTACACcgaaaaccaaaatgtattaaaaaccCTTCAATAACAACTTGCAAATCTGCACATTAACCGCAAATTAATTGTTTgcttaaaaatctaaaattatggagccaaatcaagaaaaatatggctttgtccaaAAAATGACGGTGCtcactgtgtatgtgtagtTTAGTGGTGCAATGAATCAATGAAAAATTGCAATGAAAACCTCTCTGCGGTTTGATTGCTGAGAGGACAACCTCTGTTTCTCCCCAGTCTCATTTTATGCAGTGCCATGATGAAAATGAAGACTTCACTGGCGTCGAATGTGAGGTTTTTGAGGCAGCTCCACCAATGACCATGGCCCTGTCTGTGCTGGTCACCATTGAGATGTGCAACGCCCTCAACAGGTCAGACTGCAGTTTTTGACCAGTCCCTTTTTATGCATTAGTCAACACTCAATGTCCCTATACATGCTTTGAACAGAGAAATGCTCTATCCATTTCCCTTCATACTGCATGGCTGGGTCTCTGCCTCCCGCCCTACCTCTGCACAGTCTTAACACTGCAGTGCATCCATTGTGGATGTTAACTCCCCCTCTCGCTGGCCTTTTTCTGTCAGCTTGTCTGAGAACCAGTCTCTGGTTCGTATGCCTCCCTGGAGCAACGGATGGCTGGTAGCAGCCATGACCCTCTCCATGTCCCTCCACTTCATGATCATCTACGTCGACCCCCTGCCCGTGAGTTCACACTGCACCCACATCACCTGTCTAATCTGCTCTTTCCCTCCCCACATCTTTTAAGTCCTATTTCCCTATCCTTTACTCCCTCCATAACCATTCCCAGGTCTATTTTTCCCATTCTCACATTTATGTAGTCTAACTAGCACTCCCTGAAGCAATGTATACTgttacatacaaaaaaaatacagcatttgcTATGCTATCAGTGTATGTGATACAACCTCAGGaggttttcattcatttcatcaaAGAACATACATAAGATATCAGACAAGTGCTGATTAGAGAAGCAGACTGAATAAGACAGATGAAGACAAACACATATTTTGAGTCATGATGGCTTTTCATCAGAATGTATTACTTCATGCAGTTCAATAAATCTGTGAGTAGTCATAAATGCCTAATACATGTTCAAGTTTCACATGTTGCTTTGCATTTTGTCGCAATTTATAGTTTGTATTGACTGTCTTTTAGTGCTGGTGCTAATTTTTCTTCTTGTAATTTTCTCAACAGATGGTCTTCAAGCTGACTCACTTGAATGTCGAACAGTGGTTGGTTGTGTTGAAACTATCCATCCCAGTCATCCTGATTGATGAGGTTCTGAAGTTTGTTGCCCGCAACTACCTGGAAGGTACAAGAGCACCGCCAAACACTTAAAAACATTGCATAGAGCAATAACTCTAGTGTGATTTCACTCTAAAACAGAGTGCACTTATCCACACACTAAATttcactcacctgcacacagtTAACATCATCATCTTGAGCGGTCCTCTCTGTCAAGGCGTGACACTGGAACCACACGCATCTTAGATGTGTTCCTTGGTAGCTGACATCGACCCATTTCCaagctcctgtttttttcaacCTGAATATTCTCTAATAAACCCTTGCGACTGTCAGCCCAATGAGAGCCATCTGACATGAATTCAGAGCTACAGTAGACCATCCATCATCCCTGAAAATAATATTACTCCACTATCTCTTTCGTAAATAACTAACAAATTGGTTGATTACAATAACATACAGATGTTTTACTCCACTGCTTTTTGATAATGCAATAACAGCAGTGATAAAATAATGGTTTCAACAAGAGTGCTGTCCTGCTTGCAGCTTCCACTTAAAGTTGCAATATCATATTCTTCATGATTTGTGAATTAATTCTGCATAATACCATGTTTAATGCATGCATATCCCTGCATTCCATTATCATTTTAGTTCAGTTCTATGCACATTTACCGTGTTGtgattgtttttatgtttttttaaaatgctttgatTTGTAAAAggtaagaacaaatgttgaatgCACGCGATAGTGTTGGAAGCAGATTGGGGATGTGGGTAAAGAGATATTTCAAGTTTACTGGTTTGTCTTGGActctgatatacagtatatgaacagTAAtagaaataatgtaataatttaaaaataattaacaataataatatttgtaaCCATAGCATGTGAAATATGATTGAACCATGATGGTAATCTACTTTCAGGACATATGGTTGTAGTTTATAGTTGTGGTGTTAACTGTAGCTAGGGCCAGAGTTAATCTAGAGCATGTAACCATCCGGACTATCAACCTGAATTTCAGCCGTTAACCTCACTACAATGTGAAATCAACATAAATTTCAGTAGAATGTGTATGTTTCTCACACATCAGGATATGTGGTATTTGAATGATTAAGGTGATTGCtgaaaattgattattttttaaaatgtgtggctTGAAATAGGGGCTCTGTTGACTTCTTGGTGGTGGAGGACTGAAATACATGCAAGATAACAACCCAAGATTTTCTCTGGGCCCTAACTACAAATAGAACTTTAACTACAAGCATCCCAAACAGTAGTAAACAGGTCCTAAGTCTTAGTCTTGTCTCCTCTCTTTCTAGTACGCCCATGAAAATCCTAGCGACAAAGAAGCGGAAttgagaggaggaagaagaggaagacgaAATGAGGATAGGAGCTGCTCCAAAGAGCAAAAAGCCCAGCTAGTCACTGGAAGAGAgggaattaaaaacaaaaatcaagaaaaaagcacaaaaccaaaaaaaaaaaaaaaaacccataaaaaaaaactgtatatgAAATGAGAAAGTTAATATATAGGTAATAACAAATATGATACAATGTcaattttattcttaaaaataaagGCGATTTAAAgagaatttgtgtttttgttaaactTTTCTCaactattttttttgtcaaattctgtctgtcactgtcttTTTGTTGcccatttgttttattttttgtgtacatCTTGTTCTGTGCAGAACTGTTGGTtctctgctttttctctctttaatgtatttatttcagccTTAAAATGTCCATCCTCTGCTATagtattcctgtctctcttcATGTGTCTTCCTGTCTTGAAATTGCTCACAAACCAAAATACTTGCTCATTGGGATGCCAGCATCAAACCTGCTTCATCCCCTATAGGACAGTTCACTACCATGACAGCATTCAACACCTAAAGGCTAACCTGTGCTCAGTGTATCCCAATCATGTTCCTGGGGAGACACTGTAcatgctggttttctttccaatTGAGTTCAATTAATCAGGTTCAACGAAATTGTTATTTGAATGCTGATATTTATATGACAGCTTTGACTGTTATCTGCTTGAAAATCCTTTTGTGAACTAAATGTGTAGCTGGAGGCCAGTTTGTGCCAATAAAAAGATTAAAGACGTTTGTGTGCAACTTGTTAATTTGTGCCacaatttacaatatttttgcattactgTACATGCTGTAACATGCCATAATATTTTCAGGAGTCACAAGACACACTGTAGTACAGCTGGTTGTTCCAGTGATAATACTGTATTCTGAAATACAATGTGATGTTATTCTGAGCTCACACCATTTCTTCTACAGCATTCGGCAGCATATTTTAACTGGGTACTGAGGCATTGCAACAGAAATCAAATACAAATCTACTTACAAAAGTACTGAATACAAAAATGGACAGAAAATGGAAGGGGAAGGACATCTCAAAGAGTgttaattatcattttaactTTAACGTTTAACATTAAAAGAACTCTAAAAATGAGACAAACAATTgcataattatcattttaaaagatgATAAATATTAAGTGATATACACTCACAGCCACTTTATAAGGTACACCTGCTCACTAACGCCTGCGCCTTCACACATCGAATGAGGAGGCTGCatctcaatatataaagcatgcagctatggtgaagaggtttcgttttttgttcaaccaaacatttagaatgggcaagatgtgTGATCTAAGTGACTGActggtatgattgttggtgtcAGATGTGGTGGTTTctgcatctcagaaacagctgccctcctagGATTTCACACTACAGTCTCTATAGTTTACAGAGGGCGATTAACAAAAAGCAACAGAGTGgcaaaaaaacaccttgttaatgagtgAGGTctgaggagaatgggcagacttgttcaagCCAACAGAAAGGCCAAacatgctcaaataacagctgtttacaacggTGGTGtacagaagggcatctctgaacacacaacctGTCAAACCTTGAAGCGTATGGGCTGCAGTAGCAGGATGCCATGCGGGGTTCTACTCCTTTCAGGGCAACATTAATGTTTACTAATGGTATGTACATggaagagcatctgctaaatacaaaattgtaaattgtaagaCAATCTCAACATCTCTGTAAACTAGAAacgcatgtgtgcatacatactgATATATTTGATCTCACTTCTTGTCATTTAACTTCCAATAAaactatacagtatgtgtgtataatgaatgcatgtacataattaaaatgtgtagtATATATAGAGATGATACATTTTGAATGGGATATGTTTTGGAGATGCAGCATACTCCCAGCTGGTGCAAAAAGCATATGATCAAACTGATAATATTCTTTACATATTATAACACTACACTTCAGTCTACTTAACGTGTGCATTTAATggcgccatttttaaaaattagaagAATCAATAGCATTACAGTTGAAAGCAGTACACAAAGCAGGATTGAATTTCTTTGAGCAACATTGCACTCATCAGAGAACAGTATACTATAATTTAGAAATGGTTAACAGTCAGTGTTTAAACTGCACCATGTTAAATAAGGAAGGTGGAGGCAGAAgcaattcagttaaattttttttaaataaagaaacaatcACAACAAAATCTACAGCTTTACAAGTGCCTTAGTGTTATACGTTTACAGTACTGGTCTTTTTGTGTGTTAATGCACTGCATCAAAAGAGAGTAAACAGACACAAACGaagcttctccctctctgttttcctgcCACTAGATACATAAGATTGAGCGTAAGGCATTCAGGAGTGTTTGCCTAGTCAAAATACAATAGCTTTGAATAAACTGTAACTAGTATCCTAAAGTACTGGAATGCaagtgcattacattttttctctttttttacaatCAGCCATCATCTCATTTCTTGCTTTTCCTTCAGGCCATATCATATTCCCCAACACTCTGGTGGAGGTAGTCTTCATAAAGCTTCTTCTACAGAAGGACACGAATGCAGAGGCATAGTTACTGACCTGTTACGACTTATACACAGAAACTTGCTAAATCTGCTGTTAAAAATAcagatatcaaaatgaggccacgttacaagaaacaatattggctatcttagctcacacaaactaaacaagctgtattccacagcaatgctacccaatgtttcccaaattatttaaagtaacttggccctgtgttctTTCcatggtcattgtggttatttttgtaggaaaccctgaaaagagccaaactctcagtgctgtataggtatgaaGCATGTTACTCCACCAAGGCGTAACGTgtcatacctgccatcccaatactaTACACATTGACAAACAGCAGGAACTGTTCACTACCTTCGTTTTCTTCATCACTTTCCCAATGTATTCCAGTTTATCTTTCAACTGTCTTTTCTGCCAGCCAGACATGGTGGGATGGGTGCTTGGaagaacacaataaaataaatggctgtTAAACAGACGGTACAAGCACAGGCTGATAAACCATATGCTTCAATATTttcacacagactcagacttATGATTacattaaaggagtaccatggtggttgaacgtgacacttcccagttgtcttcaggcaacaacaaaacaaatgtgcataatttttttattcttcagtcatttcaatgtactttaaaacatatttttctaagcctaaatttcccactataaaaattcacccgaaccgtctgggcgtggtaatgagaactgtcagttagctatgattgacagaccatgccccgttaccatagctacccctaTGATAC
Protein-coding sequences here:
- the atp2a1l gene encoding ATPase sarcoplasmic/endoplasmic reticulum Ca2+ transporting 1, like — encoded protein: MENAHIKVPEECLAYFGVNETTGLTPDQFKKNLAKFGYNELPAEEGKSIWELVIEQFEDLLVRILLLAACISFVLAWFEEGEETVTAFVEPFVILLILIANAVVGVWQERNAESAIEALKEYEPEMGKVYRSDRKSVQRIKAREIVPGDIVEVSVGDKVPADIRITAIRSTTLRVDQSILTGESVSVIKHTEAVPDPRAVNQDKKNMLFSGTNIAAGKAIGVAVATGVATEIGKIRDQMAATEQEKTPLQQKLDEFGEQLSKVISLICVAVWMINIGHFNDPVHGGSWIRGAVYYFKIAVALAVAAIPEGLPAVITTCLALGTRRMAKKNAIVRSLPSVETLGCTSVICSDKTGTLTTNQMCVTKMFVIEKVEGDHVALDEFNISGSKYTPEGEVTKDGAHLKCGQYDGLVELSTICALCNDSSLDYNESKGIYEKVGEATETALCCLVEKMNVFNTEVKSLSKVERANACCTVIKQLMKKEFTLEFSRDRKSMSVYCTPAKSRAAVGAKMFVKGAPEGVIDRCAYVRVGTTRVPLTSIVKDKIMAVIKEWGTGRDTLRCLALATRDTPPKVEEMNLEDSTKFANYEVDLTFVGCVGMLDPPRKEVTGSIQLCRDAGIRVIMITGDNKGTAVAICRRIGIFGEDEDVTGRAYTGREFDDLPSYEQRDAVRNASCFARVEPSHKSKIVEYLQSFDEITAMTGDGVNDAPALKKAEIGIAMGSGTAVAKSASEMVLADDNFSSIVAAVEEGRAIYNNMKQFIRYLISSNVGEVVCIFLTAALGLPEALIPVQLLWVNLVTDGLPATALGFNPPDLDIMGKAPRSPKEPLISGWLFFRYMAIGGYVGAATVGAAAYWFMYDDEGPGVTYHQLSHFMQCHDENEDFTGVECEVFEAAPPMTMALSVLVTIEMCNALNSLSENQSLVRMPPWSNGWLVAAMTLSMSLHFMIIYVDPLPMVFKLTHLNVEQWLVVLKLSIPVILIDEVLKFVARNYLEVRP